TTGCTGAGAGGAATATCACGGTTGTGAGAAAACCCTTATCATTCAATCTTAAGCATGTCCCGTGATAGGTCCGAAGGACCTCGCAATTTTAGGCGGAGTGTCATTTCTACAATAGACCTAATTGATAACAAAATAGGTTAAAATAAGATAACTTGGCAACTATTCCTACTAATTTTAAACCTGGATTTATCAGAGCAAATCATAATTCATCAAGCGGTGTAGTTAGTCCTTCACTTCGTATCTCACAGAGTTCTCGCAAAATAACTGATAGCAAGAGACCATTTGGTTACAATTTGAAACACTGGCACTCATCATCTAAAACTGCTGCAAATCAATTAGCCATACCAACTCCTAATGTTTTTTACGGCAGTGCAAAACCCAATGCAAGAAGGCAGGTCACAGTTGAGCCAGAACTTGTTGTCATGGCTGATCCTCTAGTTGATGCTTTGCTCAATAAACTTCAAGCACAAAACTATTTCCAAGATATGGACAATAATGCTCAAATAGAATTATTGATTTGGTTTGATAATTTAGTTAGTCAAGAGACTGATTTAACTAGAACAATTGATCTTGGTTTTTCTAAGAATGCCACCTTGATTCCTATTTCTATAACACCATTTGAGTGGTTTGATTTATTAATTACCAATTTTCATAGTGATGAGCAAAAGCTGCAAATCTATGGATTGAAATCCATAGATGAAAAAAAGAAATCTCAAATTAATCCACAAGATCTTTCATATACTAGAGGCATTTTTTTTGAACAACGTTTTGATTTAGTTGCTTCTATACTTAAGTTTCTTGGATTCATCGAGAAATTCGAATCATTTGATAAAAGCCATTGGCAGGATAGAGCTGGTGTTGACAAATTTATTCATTTTAAAGTTGATGACAGGATTTATGGTTTACCTATCCAGCTCAAGCCCACTGTTGAAGCAGCAAAATCTTTTTCTAGACAAATAATTACCACCAGAATTAAACAATTAGATACTACAACAAGTTGCTTGATCCCCAGCAAAATTGATGAATATATATTATGGCAAATACTATCTGGAATTAGGACAAAGCCAAAGCAGGATTTTACTGGTGACGAGCCTGATATCACTGCAAAACGCAAAAATATTTTAACTTTGCCTATGCAAGAGTTTTCTATTGAGTATTTAATTAAGTTCTTTTCAGGCTTAGTTAAGCTTGATTCCTCTATCTGCCCTGCCACGAAATTACGTAAGAGTGCTTCTGATGGTCATTCATCTATGACTATAAGTTTGAATAGTTCAGCTTCGTCGCTCCAGGAGCAACAAGTGAAGCTACTAAACACAAACGACTATGATGATTTAAAATCGGAATCTGTAAAACAAAGGGTTTTCGGTGAATTATATATCAGAGCTATCAATCCTAAATCATTTTAGATTTTGATTTTATGACAACCCTACTTGATTATTGTTAAAATATGAATGTGAAAAAGGGCTATTCTATTACTACTCATGCAGGTTTGATTGCAAATGCTTTATGGCAAAATCCGGAACTTGCCTTTGCCGGTTATCCTGATTCCCTTAAGTTTTTTGATAAATTATTTGGTCCTGATGATTTTGATGCTAGACATAAGATGTTTTTGGATCAATGTTCTCTTCTTGCAGAAAGGCATGCTGCAAGACAAGAACAAGAACTACTTTCTAAAACGACTGCTGCATTAGGTCTGCCAGATTACTTAGTTAGTGAGAAAGTGCACCCTTTGACAGTTGCTAGGTCATTGAGAGCCAAAGGCATTAAAGCCCAAGGCATTAAAGTAAAGAAAAGACCAGTCTTGCTACATAAGCCGAGTGTTAACAAAGTTAAAACGAAAACTCAACTTGAACCTAAAACGAGATTGGAGTTTAAATTACATACTCAAGCTAGCGGAGCTAAAGCTGTTAGATTTTCTAAATCACATATCTTTGGCATGGTTGTTGCAAAGCAAATCAATGAACTGATTGCAGCGACTAAAGATGAGCAAGAGCTTAGAGCTGTTGCTCGCTTATTGATAAAATATTTTCATCCCAAACTAATTAAAGAGTTAGTAAAGCAATTTGGCTTTGACAATTCAACAGATTCAATGCACAAAATTACTCATTCAAAATCATTGCCTTTTGATGATTATAATTCTAATTCTTCTGATACACTTCAATTGATTAAATTATCTACCCTTGTACAAAGTCATATTAATGATCTTTCATTGGATTCTTCTTCTAGGATCAAAGAAGCATTAGCACAAGACTTCAGAGAGGCTTTTGCTAGCAAGATTGGCAGAGCTTTTGCTCGTTCTCTTTTTGCTGAACTCAATATCAAAGAGAATATTCCACAACAAGGTATCTTAAAACAAGAGTTGAATTACTTTCTGCGTGTTTTTATGAAGATAAAAATAAACATAGACCAAAGCCGCTTATTGAACGTAATCTTGTGCTATTAAAAAAAGAACTAGATAATCAAATAAAAAAACCATCAACCAAGCCTTTTGAGAGAGAATTTTATGCTCATGCCTTGAATTCCATGGTTGCATAATTATCTGTTAGATTTGTAATATGTCTCAAGAGATAATCAAGTTTGAAGTAGTCGCAGCTATCATAATCAAAGACCGCAAGGTTTTAATGTGCCGCTCGCGTGGCAATGAGCTTTATTATTGCCCAGGCGGCAAGCTTGAACCGGGTGAAACAGAGTTTGATGCAATAATTCGTGAGTGCAAAGAAGAGCTTGATATAGATCTAATTTATGGATCAATTAAAAAATATTCACGATTTGAAGCTGATGCTTATGGCTTCACGCAGCCGCGAATTGTGGTGATGAATTGTTACCAGTTTGAATACACTGGTGAGATTAAAGCAAGCGCTGAGATTGATGATATTTTTTGGGCTTCATCAATGGATAGTGAGAGGCTTGCACCTGCTGCAAGGGTTTTGCTTGAGCAATTAGTCAGAGATTCTTTAGTGCTTTGATTTCTTCGTAGACTTATTGCTCCAAAAGGTAGCAACCGCGCTGAATGCGCGTGTTGCCTTTGGAGATAATTCTGACTTTCAAAACTACTTAAATCTAACAATATTTTCTGGTTGGATCGTGAATTCTCTTCTTTTAGCATCCTTTGCTACTGTTTTATGTATTTGAGTGATAAAGTTACCTTTTCCTTTAGCCCTAGGATCATTATTCTGATTTGCTTTCACATGGACTTTAATTGCCGTCTTTTTCTCAGATCCAGTTGCATTATTCAGGCTTGCTGTTGTTCCTATTACTACAGCTTCTCTCTCTCCATTGCTTTCAAGATGATTAGCTCCTGTTATTGCACGTGCCTGACTTATTATGATTCTGCTATCTTTAGGATATAGTCCGTTTAATAGTGCTTTTGATAAGCCTTTACTTTCGTTATATGTGTTTGTTGTATTAGTTGCTTTATCTAGTTTTTTTAATAGCTGAAGGTCATGTTCTATAGATGTTAAATCTATATTCTTGTTCTTGTTATAAAAAGCTCTTACTGTATCAAGATCAAGTTTTTGTTTAGTTTTGATGATATTTGATTGATTGATCAAGTCTGTAAGTTCAGTTAACTCTATTGTTCCATCCTTGATCTTTGCTGCTTCACCAAGCTTGCGAGCTATCAGCTGATTAATCTTGGATTTCGTTTGTTTGCTAAGTTCATTTTCTTTATAACCCAGCTCCAGCGCTTTTCTTAATTCTTCTTGTGTTGGTATTTCAATTGCTACTAAAGATTTTCTTGCTCTAGTATGTAATATGCCAATTTGCACTGAGTGTATCCCAAGTGACGGCCTATTTATTTGATCTGATTTACGATTTCCACCATTTGAAGGCATCCTTCCCTCTGCTGGTATATATCTTGTACTAAAATATTTTTCATGCATGCTCCAAATAATAGCCCAGCGTCGCACGATTATCAACGAAATTAAGCTTTATATCATTTATATCCCAAGATTAACATTAATTAATCCGTAATACTAATCTTAAGACATGATTAAGATGTACAATAGTATACCCTCTCCCGGAACGAATCTGGTTAGAATTACTACTATATATAAAGATTAGTACGCAATATGGCTCAGTTGAGCAAAATTTATTACACGCGGGCCACTCAATCTAATATCAAAGACTAGAACCAATTAACTTTATATAAAGGAGAGTGTATGGCAAAAAAAAGAGCTGTTGCAACTAAAAGCATGTTAGACGACGAAACTATGACTTATGACGCAGAAGGATCAGACCTTGATGAGGCTGGTAATTTTGATTCGCTAGCATTTGAATCGGTAGATATCGATATCGATACCGATATAATTTCATCTGCGGCTTCAAGAATCAAGGAAGAGAATGAAAACAACAGTAATCGTATTACCGAGAGTGTTTCACCTCTTTCTGATGACTCAGTGAAGATGTATCTTCGTGAGATCGGTAGAGTTCCACTTTTGACTGCAAAAGAAGAAATTGAATTAGCTAGAAGAATTGGCGAAGATGATATTGTTGCCAAACGTAAACTAGTGAGACACAACCTGAGATTGGTTGTATCTATCGCCAAAAAATATATCAACAGAGGATTACCGTTTCTTGATTTAATTCAAGAAGGCAACCTTGGTTTGATCCGTGCTGCTGAGAAGTTTGACCCTGAACGTGGTTACAAATTCTCTACTTATGCTACTTGGTGGGTTAGACAAGGGATCACAAGATCACTCTCTGACAAGTCTAGAACTATTCGTGTACCAGTACACATGGTTGAAACTATCAACAAATTCAAAAAGATCGCTCGTAAGTTAGGTCAAGAACTTAACCGTAGACCGACTGAAGAAGAGCTTGCAAAAGTAATGGAAGTATCTGGTCAAAAGATCAAAGAGATCGTTGCTGCCATGAGAACCCCAGTGAGTCTTGAGTCTCCGATTAATAACGAAGACGACGGTAAGCTAGAGGATTTTATTGCTGATTCAAATCAGTCAATTAGACCAGAGTTTGCTGCTACTGAGAATTTACTTGCAGAGGACATTCTACGTGTACTTGATACTCTTACTCAAAAAGAGAAAGCAGTAATTCAATTACGTTTTGGAATTGATTCTGGACAAGAACGTACTCTTGAAGAAGTTGGTCGTATGCTCCGTATTACTCGCGAGCGTGTTAGACAACTTGAGTTTAGAGCACTCAAAAAACTCAGACATCCTGAGCGTGCTATCAAACTTAGGGACTATCTAGAACTCGCACTTTAACTGAAATACTAAAAGCAATTTTGGAGAAACCGCCCCCGGGGGGCGGTTTTTATTATGTACTGCGCGATGAACGGACACGTAGCCGGTGCTCGCAGGTCAAAATTTGCGTAGATACCTCGCCAGCTTTGCAAAACGATAGGCAACGCCAACCCGACATCGTCGAGGACTTTGCTAAATACTTCAGCAAACTTTATTGTTTACTATACAAAAAAAAGCCGAGCAATGTAGATACGACTAAAACTCGGCTTGTGTTAAATGGTTATGGCCCTTATGCGCCTTTGTTGTATTTCTTTTGGAATTTGTCGATTCTACCAGCAGTATCAATAATTTTGTCAGTACCAGCATAAAATGGGTGGCAGCTAGAACATATCTCAACCCTTAGTGATGGAAGTGTTGTTTCTAATTCAAATTCAGCTCCGCAAATGCAGCTAGCTATAATTACATTAGTTTTTGGATGAATGTCTGTTTTCATGATTATCAATATTAACATATTGAAGCGAAATCTTCCGGCGTTTATAATTGTTTAAGGAGTTACTATGAGCTTAATCACCTTTGGGTCCAATTCCCCGCAGCTCTGCTGCCTATCTGAAGATAGACTGGTTTGGACCCATAGTGGTGATTAAAAAACAACAAAAATTAGCCAAAATTGGGCAATTGTGGCTCTACCATAGCATCAGGATCTCGACTTAGTATCTCTATTAATGCCTCTTGCTTAGAGCTGAGCTGTTCAAAATCAATCAATTGGCTATTGAGCTTCTTGTTTAGTTCTATCATCTTGTGTAACTCTTCGTATAGGTTTTTAAGCTCTTTTTCGCGCTCACTAATCTGCCAGCTAAGCCTTTGTACATCAAAGTTTTTGTTGTCTAGCTCTTGTGACATTAGCTCTATTTCAGAGTGGTCCTGGTCTTTACGGCTTTTACGGTATTGAATAAACTCACGAGTTTGCTGGTAATCAGCATTCCAAAGCTCGTCAAATCCCATAAGATCCAGTTCAGTAGGTGCTTCAATGGCTGTCTTGCCTATTGGTATATGCTTATTGTCCATCTGTTTATATTTTATCTGATTAAGCTATTAAGTCAAGGTTTTTGCTAATCCATTTGCACGCTCTTGCAAATCATCCTGTATAATTGGTATATAGAGTTATATATTTATGTACGAAGAGGGAATATCAGAGACTAGTACCGAAAAGAAGCCAACTGCAAAAGCAGTTGCTCCCAAAAAACCGCTCATGACAGAGCCGATAATATCTGAAACTCATAATTTGCCTGCCATTTTAAGTGAAAGTCCTGATGTACTTGAAGCTAGTATCAAAAAAATTGAACAGCATCTTAATTCTTTAATGAAACAGCAATCTGGTGTATCTGCTGAGTTTAATGCCTTAATGGATGGATACGTTAACAAAGCTAATGAGAGTCAGGAATTTAAAGTTAGATACGAATCGCTCAATTCTCAAGTTGAAGATCTCAAGAATGAATACAAAACGCTTAAAATAAATAATAAAAAATAAAAAGACGAATTAGAAGCAGCGAAGGAAGCTCTACGTGCTTCTGAGTCTGATTTACAAAGAAGTCACAAAGATATACTGACTCAGAAAAAACATTATGACGAGCAAATTTATGATTATACCGAAGAGCGTGAGAGACTGAAAACTAAACTAAAACAACTAACTGATTACAAAGACAAAAGTACAACAGAATACAATAAACTCAAAACGGAGTTTCTTGAAATGCAATATCAAGCAAAACAAAATCAACAAGAAAAAAATGTTGCCACGGAAACAGCTGATAGAGCGGTTAAGGAGTCTCACAAAATAGTTGATGAACTTAAAGACAAACTAGAACTAAGAACTAGAGAGATTGAATATAAAGACGCACTTTTGAATCAATTGATTAAACAAATCTCTGCTGATGATTCAATCAAAGATGCAATGCGTGGTGATATCAAAAATATCAAGCCAGAACGACCAAGACAGGAGACTCGTAATACTGATGCAATTGCAGATTTTGGTACAGAAGCTCCCAATGGACTCAAGATTAAAGATCCAAGCTCTAGAACTTGGGGTTCTTTTCGTAATTAATTAAATTAGATGGGATTAATTACTTACCCCCCTAATAAACATGAGACTGATAGCAAGTCTATATTTTTTGTTGGGTCGGCGACAGAGACTTGTCGTATTAATGATCAGAGAGTCGAGCTAGCTGATAATGGCAATTTTGCATATATAGTGAGCCTTAAACTTGGTAATAATCAGTTTGATATTGACTTGGATGGTGAGAGCATTGAATATACTATTGTCGGAGTTAAGCCTGATGAGCCTCATCCGATTGCTTACGGACGTATCTATGATTCTTTTCCAGCTAAACAACCAAGTAAAAAAAATATATTACGTAGTATTTTAGTGTCTGAAAATAGAATAGAAATCCCTCTTAATCGGGCACCGATGTATAGCTTAGAGAGGCTTGGTAAGTATAAATATTTCTTGGATTTACCTGATACCGATATGGATTTGGATTGT
The genomic region above belongs to Cyanobacteriota bacterium and contains:
- a CDS encoding NUDIX domain-containing protein — protein: MSQEIIKFEVVAAIIIKDRKVLMCRSRGNELYYCPGGKLEPGETEFDAIIRECKEELDIDLIYGSIKKYSRFEADAYGFTQPRIVVMNCYQFEYTGEIKASAEIDDIFWASSMDSERLAPAARVLLEQLVRDSLVL
- a CDS encoding sigma-70 family RNA polymerase sigma factor — its product is MAKKRAVATKSMLDDETMTYDAEGSDLDEAGNFDSLAFESVDIDIDTDIISSAASRIKEENENNSNRITESVSPLSDDSVKMYLREIGRVPLLTAKEEIELARRIGEDDIVAKRKLVRHNLRLVVSIAKKYINRGLPFLDLIQEGNLGLIRAAEKFDPERGYKFSTYATWWVRQGITRSLSDKSRTIRVPVHMVETINKFKKIARKLGQELNRRPTEEELAKVMEVSGQKIKEIVAAMRTPVSLESPINNEDDGKLEDFIADSNQSIRPEFAATENLLAEDILRVLDTLTQKEKAVIQLRFGIDSGQERTLEEVGRMLRITRERVRQLEFRALKKLRHPERAIKLRDYLELAL
- the rpmE gene encoding 50S ribosomal protein L31, whose translation is MKTDIHPKTNVIIASCICGAEFELETTLPSLRVEICSSCHPFYAGTDKIIDTAGRIDKFQKKYNKGA